The Aedes albopictus strain Foshan chromosome 2, AalbF5, whole genome shotgun sequence region CGTCCAGCACCAGTTTGGCCAGCTGTCGGATCGAAAAGTATTTGATGGTCTTGGTACACTTCTCCTCGGCTAGCTTGAAACCGTTGGCAAAGGATTTGACCAGCCCGGTGAATCGATCCAGCAGATTGTACTTTTTCACGGCCTCGATCAGCATGTACGGAACGAACTTGCGCTGCTCGTGGTAGATCAGCACAATCCCCTCGGAACCTTCGTCCTCCCGGTACCGCTCCTCCAGCCAGTTGATGAACTCGTTCAGGGCGGAGATCTCCGTCTTGGTCTTCACCACCCGGTACGTTTGCATGCTCTTCAGCATGCGGAAGAACCCAACGGTGATGACGCGAACCTGGTGACGCTGTCGAGCGGCCGGATTCAGGTTCATCAACGGCATGATGTACTGCGAGTACTGGTGTTCCGGCGTGTAGGCGGAGATCTGGACTATTTCATCGATCAGTCTACGACCCGTCGTATCAATGTCGATGCCAATCAGGGTGTACTTTCCGTACGGCAGCGGATTGGTGTTGATGGACACATCGGTCCGATCGAACTTGGACGAGAGCGCCCCGGCCGGTCCGGCATCCGAATCATCCGAGCAGCTTTCGTCCAGCTGCTGCTCCTGCTGTTGCTGTTCGAATTCGGCTTCCGCCGTTTTGCTTTCGTCGATTCCGGTCACCATTTTCTTTCACTTTTCGCCACACTCTGCCGGGACAAAAGATAACCTCCATTATCGAAGCAACCTTTGCTTCCATCCGCAGGGAAGGAATCTTCCGCAAAATGGCATCACGTGGGgggaaaatgagaaaaaaaatccatcactTACCGCTGTTGTTTCGAAGAAATTCGCAATTTTCACAGGTTTTTTCACAGCTGTTTTTGGAGCACCAAGAATCTTTCTCGAAAATATCACGAACTTTTAGCTATTTTTTCACCAGAACACTTTCTTCCAGAATAAAACTTTCTCCAACACGCACGATGTTCGTCCTTGGCTCGATGAATTTGAAGTGAAGGATTCGTCGGCTCAAAATCAAGGTCGACGGACGAGAAGCAAAATTCGTTGATGCAGAAATGCAGTACTAGAATGAGTTACCGCTTCGTTTTGCCCTTGTCGTAAGCAAAGCTCGTGAAATTTTCGGTGAATAATTCGTAATATTAAATGGTTATTCCACAaaaatatattgttttgaaaagcttTTGAAAATCTAGACATTATTATCAAAAATAGCCTTTAAAATACCAAAAAAGTTGGCCGTTAATTTCTTTGATATATGAAGTCACTCACTTTATGCCATATACGGAAAATCAAGACTATATAATTTAGACTGCATGTTACCCAAAAATATATCCGTTGAAAGAACGCAAAATCAAGTAAACCTGCTCGAATTTCTCTCGAACAAAGGGTCAAAAATGTCGAACAAAATAAATATGGTTTTTAAAACATTCACTCGAAAACCATTCCCTAGAATTCCATTCTCATTGATATTTGACtcagttttgagtaatcaatagAAGGcggggattgcgtcaaaagaacctAAGTTTAGGATGATTTGAAGTTCCgtgatattgcttttttcactgaaaattttcgatgcttcgttgaatttcatgacgttttcttccagcgatggCTTCCGCGATACAGCAAACCGCTAAGTAccacactaacacagcaagaaATCTGTCAATATTTACCTAATACACGTGCGTTTTtagcgaaatgctctatttgcatgaaaacaatccactctcacaactaacggatgaccgccgtcaaatatcaggattaccAACTgtccactcagcgaaaaaaactagcgaaattcatcggaataccttatgaaaatttgctataactaattcttatggatgacttaagaataccttatgaaaattgatcgtgcttactatgacaaatttcataagatagacttatgaaaagaacaaaaaaatcttaaaatgatgcaaactggattcgatccatgaacgtcgggatcatcgagcccgtgttttatccacacggctaccgacgcttgagtataccatgttgctaaacatgaataaaagccaagctgtgagacgattttacgtcatagagtgaccttatgaaattcatccgaatcattatgaattatttaaaggccgtttcataagttgggccttatggaaatcttaaggttatttggctgagtgtccggcgactgctgtcatgtctctgtgtcgccgaatctggcgctgggtcttcggcgcggaaacccaaaggtgggaataaaattttggggtttgcgcgcaatattttTTTGCCAAAATTTCCAATACTCTAACTTTGTATGAATTTAGATTACCGTgcacaaaaaaaatattgccatcAGGCACTCACAAACCGCCGTTCCTAGTAAAGGGTTCGGATCTTTTGGCATAAGAATCTGCTATAACAAagtaatagtggtttctgcttttagtagtgttgcgtgtacgtacacgctgcattacacgaacaccacctgagttactggttgaaaatagtaaacaaagatcagctgttcccagcaaaatcaaatggacatattttcaaccagtagatttgcattagtgttcgttcgtgacaccgcgctgcgaaaccactatgcaaGCTGCAAAACCTAAAAGCCCTGATGAAAGGTGAACGTTAAACGGTGCTCCCTCCAACAATAAACCTGAGATCATTTTCTACCAAACTTTATTATTGAATAAAATATCTCTATGTCAAAAAATATTTAACTTCCTTGCACCCCTTCAAAAATCTAACGAAACAAATAAAACTGCCATCCAAACACGTCTTGTGTGGGTTCACCTCCCACCGCTCAGTCTTCCTCTTTGATGCAACTTTCCACCAGCTGTCGTAGGTTGGGATTCTCCATTGCAGCCGCTATCCGTTCCTTATCGTTGATCTGCTTGTTAACTGCAATAAAATCGATTGTCATTCTTCATCGTTCGAGTCATCTCACATAATGATAAGACACCGCGTATGCATATAGCGCACGCAGCACTTACTTTCTTCCTCCGTCGAGTGGGCTCCCTTCTTGATGTAGATGTCCAGCTTCAGATTGTGGTTGATGTTCCGCTGGATCTTGATCCGGATGCACAGTCCAATAAGAGTGGCCAACGAGCAGTGCGGTACCGTCGGGTTGAACTCGATTCGCACCACATAAACGTTGCCCTCGGTTGGTTCCTGGACGAAGATGCCCTCCTCGTAAACCACCTTCAGGTCCTCCAGTGTGTTTGGCTTCTCCGGATCTCGGATGGTACGCAGGAAATCTTGATTGGGAAATCACGCTTATTAATCTCTAGACCACACAAACCCGCAAAGTTTCCTCCAAATCACTCACCATAGATTGTTTCTCTCAGATCGTCCGCACTGCGGTAACCGAGCTGCGATAAGGTCGGTGATGGCGTGACTTCTTTCTTCGGTGATGGGGCGACGGCACTGGAACTGCTGGGTGATACACTGAGATCTTCTGAGGTCTTTCTTCGGAAAAACGACAACATTGTGCAACCTTCTGGGTCAGGCAAGAAGACGATAATCACTGGAATTTATCAACACAGGGGGGATGATTTCAGAACGCACAGAGGGTTCCTTGCGCTAGAATCTAGTTCTGATGAGGAAACTGCGCTGTGGGCGATGCGACGAAAGTTTTGCGTTTTGTTGTGGTCGTCTGTTTCATCCAAGATCCATCAAACGTCAAAACGATGAAAGCGAGCCGCCCTTCCATTAGCTGTCGAAATGGGGTTTCGACTACCGGGATGTTTCTCTGCGAAACCAAACTACTCTTTAAAGGGTAGAAAAGTACTCTCTttgagagtaactaggtgaactcataaaaagagtaaaaGGCCTGTACACTTTAAAGAGTACAGGCCTCGTACGTCAAACCAACGGATAAATTTTACTCTTTTTCCAAATCGAAACGCATAAAAAAATGGTAAATTTCactctttttttcatttttatagaAACCTCTCTTGAATTTAGGTTTTGAAGAATTAAAAACACAAGAAATAACGAGAACATACAATtatgtaaaacataaaattttatttatcaACATAAAAATCCTTTATCTAGTGATTTTTCTGTAAAGTCCCGTCCGATGCCATGCCGCTGATGAGGTGATGAAATCCTTCGGGGTAGAATGTTACAATGGCCGGAAGGAATACCTCCCGCCAACCTGGATCATAATTTGACGAGATGCttcgctctgaaacatcctgaaacaggTGTCTGGAACTTTCCGGGATCCCTGCAAAAGGAGTATATAATTAATTAATAATAAATCCGTTTGAAAAGCtggtaaaataatattttaatgcAAACTTACATTTTAACTGTGTCCATCTtgctattgtcgggccgccaccaaaccggacttcgcacaatcaagtcgcgacgcgacccaactcgcgacgttttttaatcatgtcaaaagtagtgcgcatcattcccgttgttgtcagcaacacagcgcactagatgcgaaacagttgcctcacttgtggaccaagaaaatggcaatttttgaatgcatgtcggtcttgattccaaccggatagacaatatctcTTGTTGCTGAGCgcgagaaaaatattataacacgattttcacccattaatgggaATGTGCTCGAAACATGCAAAAGAGCAAAAAATAccctttattgaaaattttgaagtacTCTCTTTTTTGACAGTTTCATATATTTGTCGAAAGAGGGTATTTTTTACTCCTTAAAGAGTAGAGCTGGGTTCGCAGTGTTGATGTTTTattagtccattttacgagccgattttatgaatgaattttaacaggaggtagcgtccaataacccgttaAAATCAATATcaacatcaacattgttgtcactcgtaaaatggctcattgattttCCGATCTGAAATCGTTTTGTATCAGAGTCACTAAACaaataatagggcactgcaccaTTTAAATTATGTAAGGGATTTTGACGTTTGTATACAAAATCtctgtaagagtaaaagagaaggaTAGATTTTTATGCAGTGCCGTATACCCCGGACAGActtgtgatacgagtgtgattcacgtacaacggtacgcagtgtcaagaaaattctagcaATACTGACTTGAATGGAGAGAATTATCAGTGTGGCAcacatttcaagcgcaattgtacagtttCCAGTTTCCTACACTAATGGTTATTCCTGTATCGATCACATGTGTTTCATAAGTATAAAACAAACAACGGCGTTGATATTTAGCATGGCCATGCTAATAGTGACGCCCAATGGGTTCAAttttcggtcggtccaggaacttttcgcaaAAGAAATTTCAATGACTTTCTCTATACTGCTGTAGTACACAGAcagaaagaaatttcttgacctatCTAGATGCTTGGGGAATTCAGGCAACGAAATGCAGGCATTGGGGAATAAGGGCAAGTCGCAGCTGTATGATACCTcctcaaaagtatgagtcgcaccaatggaaaacatttgtttacccccattgcaaaaatccatgcccCGGACACATAAAAAGAATGATTTTTTCCTActctcagcgaaaaaaactagcgaaattcatcgaaataccttatgaaaataagctataactaattcttatgaatgacataagaataccatatgaaaattgatcgtgcttgctatgacaaatttcataagatacacttatgaaaagaacaaaacaatcttaaaatgatgcagactggattcgatccatgaaccatgaacgtcgggatcaccgagcccgtgttttattcacacggctaccgacgcttgagaataccatgttgctaaacatcagtaaaagccaagctgtgagacgattttataTCATAGAGTGacattatgaaattcatccgtatcattatgaattatttaaaggccgtttcataagttgggccttatggtaatcttaaggttatttggctgagtgtagtatAGTGGTTCATAAATAAGTTATAACCTGTTATAACGTAAAAAAATAAATCtcaatatatatatttttcaaaattagaaGCACAAATTCCCAAGCAAAGTTCGCAATATTCCCttggaatttttgtttttgaaataaatccacAGTTGAATTTTCCCGGTAGGAAAACCCCTGCCATGTTATTCAGCCGCCGTGAACGAACGTCAACAGCCGTCCCGCACTCGGCTCGCGATGATGCAAGATGCAACATCAGCGCGCGACATCCAGCACGTTTGTTTTGATACACATTCCGCGAATCGGATTTTATTTTGCGCTGTGCGCTGTTTCTGGTGCCATCCGATCTCTCCATCATCCCGCGCGATCATTCGATCCCCGCAAATCTACACCTTCCGGCCCGCAATAACCCGTGTTGTTGACGGATGCTGTGCTGCTGAACACcgaacgacgtcgtcgtcgtcgccgtcggctTGTGTGTGGGTGTTTTTCTTTTTAGCGCAGCACGAGTTTTCGCGTTTTATTTGCGCGATCTCGAGGCGAGTGTTGTGCGTCGTCGTCGATTTCAGGTTCACACCGCAAGCGGACACAGGATGATTCTTGCCAACCAGCAGTTAGTAGTTATAGTCCGCAGCTGTAAGTGAAAGAAGCAAATTTCTCTCGTAGTTCGGTCGGTTCGTCGACGGGGAGAAGTGAAAATCATTTTCGCACTTTTCACAGTTTGATTCGAGCGTGTGCAACTCGCGTCGCGCGAGAAAGAATCTCAAGTCGCAAAACCAAAAGTTCGTGTGAATTTCATAACATTCGAAAAGTATTGGCAAAAAGATTTTCTGGGGAAACGACTTCCGGGGGATCGCAAAACGGAGTGTGGACGAGATTCGAAACTGCATAGGATTTTCAGCGGCGTCGAGGTGTGCCGTGTATGGCGGAAGCGGTCATGACCAAAGAAGCTAGTCCGGTTCCCAGTCCGGAACGGAGCCGGGAGTTTAACAAACTGTCGCTGGTGCATCGGGTTTACTACGCCTGCAAGGATGGCTTCGCCCGATTGCTTCTGGCAACGCTCAAGGACATCAGCTGCCAGCACGACCGGAAGGCGATTGTCGATCAGGTAAGAGGGGCGATTTTTCATCCCTCGTTCGTTGCCGTATTTAGCTAGAGCCGTTTGAAAAAACATCAGGAAGATACTGTTCTGGGGTTTCCTAGTAGAGAAGCAGATTCGTTTTCATTTGGCGACGGCTCTTAGAGATTGTAAAGCTATATTATGTGCTATGATCTTATTGCAGTTCAGTTACTGCTGTTGTGTTGAAAACTTAAGAGCAGGTTTAAATTTATTATAGCTCTGGCTATCCATCTTCTGTTGTGTTGCCGCTATGGCGAACAACACTGTGGCACAGTTACGGAATCCTTGGATATAATGCTGTTTTGCAGATAAGGCAGGCTAAGTTTACGTGGGAACGTTTTTTAATTACTTtattaggaattcatctagaaatttctcaagcaactcaTCAAGATATTGCTcctgattcctttaaaaatcaatTCGTCCAAAATACGTAAACAGATTGCAAAGGAGTTCCTCTAACGAATATTTCAgatgtttaattaaaatttattcCAGTTATTATTAAAGTAATTCCACAATAGATTCTTCAAAGGTTCTTCTGGATATTCATCCCAAAATTCCTctattgattcctttagaaacattTGTAAGGAaacctttctgatttttttttgttggttccttgttccttgagttttggtttttggttggttgttCCTTGAGAGAtcgctctgggaatttctttgtgaattcttttcatgatttttttcagggtttcatgTGGGGTTCTCCAAgtcattacttcagaaatttattcataaaaatctCAGTACATTCTTTTAGAAGCTccttccggagggattcccagaaGATCATCGAATATTCTTCCTGGAGTTACATCCttgttctttaagaatttatcccGCAAATCTTCCcgcggaatcctttcagagattctttcaccaattctttcaaaaatacttttACAATTTAGTTCTTCGTGAagtaattcttcttgaaattactGCAGAGCATTCTTCAGTATTTCAgacattccttcgaagatttcatcaaaaaatacaatttctttggaattttgttttggcaatttctttaataattcttcCAGATTAGTTTTACATTTCTGGAGCTGAATTTTCCGCAGAAAAGTTTTTTAGACTTCAGAATTTGTATAagaaatttctacacgaattactgtagattttttttttcaatggatttttcaggaaattcaaatctctccaggaaatttattggaaattctttcagggaaccctggaagaatttgtccaGCACTCTTTATGTacataatttcataaaatacttctgtaaaaatctgaaagaatttttaaaggcatctacggagcaatctctggagatatttctggaggaactgcaagacaaattccaagaagaaacctagagattttttcagttactcctgacgaaattcccgtgggattcctggaggaacccttgtgagaatttccgaaagaagcaatgaaattaaaaaaaaatctagatgaatttccagaaaaaaatcaatggacAAATTCCTGACGAATCCCTTGCTGACATTTACGAAGATAtccttgctgaaggaatctcaggagataatcctaagaagattcctgaagcagtttaagaaggaatccgtgtaggaatttctgatggagcgcttggaagtttttttttgataaatcttcgctccaattcctgttgaaattcttggagatattctttcaaaatccttggagaaatatttgaaagaaaacctggaaaatttcagaaggaattctagcatgggttgctgaaaaaattcctgggcgagattcgaaggggctcgagagtgtccctaatTCTCAAACTACGAACACCACGTCCTCGTATGAATAATGGATAAACTGATTCGAAGGGGCATCGTGTCAGTTTTATTTAGCGTCCCAactaacactgggacgaccacggtgatggggctaccaccttggattttgctgggcgtgatgcagtatTTCTTACTCAGTCgcaggatgccagaacagacgctgtttgagccgcacctcctggtGAACCTTCTAGCAATAGTCACCAATTTAGCACACGGAGAAAAAACAATGCAGTTTGAATCAACTAACACGTTTGTTGTTTCACAAACTGGACAAATAGTTGTTTTGAATtgtagttttgttgtttttgaaccaCGTTTATTGTTTGGAACAAACCGGCAAAACAGTTGTTTCTACtatcatttagtaacaaaaaacaaCTGCTAAATTAGTTATTTCAAACCGGAAGCTTGGTTAATTCTACTAAAAGTTCGGGTTGCATTTATTAAAATacggtttgttttgattcagaTAAATAAAGTAAAATGTTAAGTAAGTACAACAAATCGGGCAGTTAATTTAACTAATGTTTTGTTTGGAgaaaaaacaaacattttagttTGAAACCCGACCGGAACAAACTAAATTATTGGTTTGTTTCGGCTTCCGCGCCACTTTTATTCTGATTCACTTTCActcgagaaaaagaaaaagatGTTGGCTCATTTGGAGTAAAGTTGAAACAATTGTGTGCTCAAGTGACTACTGTTTTTACTTCAACAAAAAATCAAGACATTTGCTTCTTTCTTCAGCGATATTAGGTGGACAAAAACAACATTAACTAGCAAGAGCTAATAAGTAAGTTTTTAGCCATTTCTTTTGGCGAAGGCGAATGTGAAATTAATGTCGAAGTTTTGCCCGTTTTTTTCACCCTGATAGCAAATTCTACAATGGAGGGTGTGATAAGAGAATGCTATCAAGGAGCAGGCTCAATACTGCCAACCTACCCACGAGCCTTCccgcaaacgaaaaaaaaaaaaaacagatcctGGCCGAAATTCGAACGAAGCAAAGGGCCACCGGCACCGGTAAGATGTTAGGAGATTCGTTTACTGTGGCCGGCAATCCAGTCTATTCTGGCGCTTCGACAACTCCATGGGGTAAGCGGAAGACATCACGCGAGTGCTTTCGATATTCCGGATTGGAGGAATACAACATAATCTGCTGGATGTAGGTGAAAGAGATAATAAAATTTATATTTGAGGCTTGATTTTATTATTTCATGTTTATGAATAATTATATTTAAATAAATAGATATGTgattttatttttgtgtttttttttcttttcaaaacagGGAAGGATGGGTCATGCAGTTCAACAAATGTGTCATTTAATATAACCGGCGTTTTTGGTTTGATTCAAACTAAGCTTTGTTAGATTCAAACTAAACCTGTTTGTTGAAACAACAAATActtcagcacagacaaacagacgtatcacttggaacaaattgcgataaaaatcatcgtcacgaaaacataatcgcccaatgctaaccaggctgtgttacgcaaagcactcagtaggtggcagtagtgagcaaacgtcaaacaagagcaataacgatgcgagcgccgtgaccgagcgatttgcgaactacaaaatatttgaactaaccgttaaaaaggataacgatgagaagtgagtagagtgagacgtctgtttgtctgtgacttcaGTTTGGATCggaagctgtcaaaatgaaacaaCAAACAAAATAGTAAAACCAAACTATGGTTTGTTGAATTTAactggaaatccttcaaaatgTTTAACTGAAATCATAGTTTATTTCAACTAATGCGGGCAGGAAAATCAAACTATTATTTTATTTGTGCCATATTTAAACTGAGATTCCGGTTGAATTGAACTAAAAAATGGTTGTGtttactaattatttttctccgtgcATAAGTCAGAAGGACTACAGCACCCAGGCTGCAATACCGATTAGGCACACACCTCTTAGATGGTGTTCATTGTCAACGATTGACGCGTGGAAGCTTGACGTAGGAacttatgaggaccagagctatgttgaatgcTCCTTGTCGTTTCACCATTTTGCAGCGCTCACCGCCGTATCGTGTATATGATAGAATTTTAGATATTAAAGTCCATTATACATAAGTGAACCTGCTTCTTTTGTTTAACATTTGATGCATACTGCCATACTACGGTAGGTACACCTTAAAAAGGGCCCATACAGCCGAAGCACGCAGGAATTCAGCAAGACTGGCGCCGTCTACAAATTACGTTACGCTCTATGCGGAGGGGAGTACGGCCGAGCAATAAAGTCCATACAAAAGAAAATATTGCTTtcgtacaaaaaagcgttacgaagggggagggggccgaaaaatgccgattttagcgttacgtaataaatggatgctgccgctaaaagtgacggattcgattctcgATCGGTCCATGAAACttagtaatggaaatttcctcgaattccttggacatagagtatctacgtgtctgccacacgatatacacatgcaaaatagggtaggacggggcaagatggccacccggggcaagatgagcacccctctgttttactacttttatggtgATTTTTGCCCAAACAGCTTCATAATCCAttagaataaagttcatcctgtttgtgAACCTGATATAAGGTACTTCATAACGAactaattgaaaaatatcgtcaaattagtcaatagcatggtGCTGACAACACTGCTCTCGAGTGCACAAGTGCTTTCTAAACTAGCTCAGCTTTTACTAATTTTTTTGGCAGAATTAAGTAGTGAAAAATCGTGAGCTATAGTGCAAAAGTATTCTAAGGCGCTGCCGTTTAGATCTTTGCTAGTGCATAGGTGAGATTAGTGAATTCAAGTGTAGTTAATTCCAGATTTGTGCTCAACATTGGAATTGTAAAAGAAAGAAAGGAAAGAGGCCATCATGCATGACGAGGATGcaactgca contains the following coding sequences:
- the LOC109429045 gene encoding MIP18 family protein galla-1 — encoded protein: MLSFFRRKTSEDLSVSPSSSSAVAPSPKKEVTPSPTLSQLGYRSADDLRETIYDFLRTIRDPEKPNTLEDLKVVYEEGIFVQEPTEGNVYVVRIEFNPTVPHCSLATLIGLCIRIKIQRNINHNLKLDIYIKKGAHSTEEEINKQINDKERIAAAMENPNLRQLVESCIKEED